Genomic DNA from Nonomuraea rubra:
CTGTTCGAGCTGGCGCACTCCGAGCGCATGGAGACCGGCGAGCTGCGCGGGCTGCTCGGCCTGGACGCGGGCTACCTCAGCCGGATCCTGGCCCGCTTCGAGGGCGACGGGCTGGTCACCCGCGAGCGCTCGGCGGCCGACGCGCGCAAGCAGCTCGTCGGGCTCACCCCGGCGGGGGCCGAGGTGTTCGCGGCGCTCGACCGGCGCTCGTCCGAGGAGATCGGTACGCTGCTCGGCCGCCTGCCCGAGGCGGACCAGGAGCGGCTGGTGTCCGGCATGGCCGCGATCAGGCGGGCGCTGGACGGCGGGCGGGAACGCGCCCCGTACGTGATCAGGCCGCCGCACACCGGCGACCTGGGCTGGGTCGTCTACCGGCACGGCACGCTCTACAGCGCCGAGTACGGCTGGGGCACCGAGTTCGAGCAGCTCGTCGCCAGGATCGTGGGCGATCTCGACTTCTCGCGCGACGCCGGCTGGATCGCCGAGGTCGACGGGGAACGGGCCGGGTGCGTGTTCTGCGTGCGCCAGGACGACACGACGGCCAAGCTGCGGATGTTGCTCGTCGAGCCGTCCGCCCGGGGGCTGGGCATCGGGCGGCGGCTCGTGGACGAGTGCCTGCGGCACGCGCGGGCCGAGGGGTACAAGCGGATCGTGTTGTGGACCCGCGACTGCCTGGCGAGCGCGCGGCGCATCTACCAGGCGGCCGGGTTCGAGCTGGACTCGGAGGAGAAGGGGGTGGAGAACGGGGTCGAGGTCACCGAGCAGCTGTGGTCGCGCGACCTCTAGGCCACCAGTTGAGCGGCCCGGCCAGGCGCATCAGGCTGGGCACCAGCACCGCCCTGATCACGGTGGCGTCCACCAGCACGGCCACCGCCATGCCGACGCCCAGCATCT
This window encodes:
- a CDS encoding bifunctional helix-turn-helix transcriptional regulator/GNAT family N-acetyltransferase — its product is MIGALQAGMLDSPYSLTEARVLFELAHSERMETGELRGLLGLDAGYLSRILARFEGDGLVTRERSAADARKQLVGLTPAGAEVFAALDRRSSEEIGTLLGRLPEADQERLVSGMAAIRRALDGGRERAPYVIRPPHTGDLGWVVYRHGTLYSAEYGWGTEFEQLVARIVGDLDFSRDAGWIAEVDGERAGCVFCVRQDDTTAKLRMLLVEPSARGLGIGRRLVDECLRHARAEGYKRIVLWTRDCLASARRIYQAAGFELDSEEKGVENGVEVTEQLWSRDL